Proteins co-encoded in one Candidatus Kapaibacterium sp. genomic window:
- a CDS encoding DUF420 domain-containing protein encodes MAVIELLPTINAALNGTAAICLLLGRWAIARRQVVYHRALMVSAFVVSILFLVSYLVYHFSTHVITPFGGTGLWRAVYYSVLISHSVLAASVPALAIITLWRAVRNDLRRHRAIARWTFPIWLYVSVTGVLIYLMLYHLFPASA; translated from the coding sequence ATGGCCGTCATTGAGCTGCTCCCAACGATTAACGCAGCACTCAACGGAACTGCAGCGATTTGTCTGCTGTTGGGCCGGTGGGCTATCGCTCGCCGGCAGGTAGTGTACCACCGCGCTTTGATGGTATCAGCTTTCGTCGTTTCGATCCTCTTCCTGGTGTCGTATTTGGTGTACCATTTCAGCACCCACGTCATTACGCCGTTCGGCGGAACAGGGCTGTGGCGTGCGGTCTACTATAGCGTCCTAATTTCGCACTCCGTTCTAGCAGCCAGTGTGCCGGCATTGGCTATCATAACGCTGTGGCGGGCAGTGCGAAACGACCTCCGTCGCCATCGTGCGATTGCTCGATGGACCTTCCCGATTTGGCTCTATGTCTCCGTTACAGGCGTGCTCATCTACCTGATGCTCTACCACTTGTTTCCGGCGTCTGCATGA
- a CDS encoding SCO family protein, with translation MLVWTVPITLLLLACARQEPRIPVELPEYFPAPSFTATTAEGRPFSSEELRGSIYVVSFFFTSCTGPCPIMNSRLSVLHSIFAEEPSVRFVSVTVDPQRDTPQVLKYYAERYGAKPGRWDFLWMRPDSTEWLATKGFRVPASVGNPDLHSTRLILVDHHGMVRGFFSGVDGSGHKQLEAAIRQLLAQMKEQGT, from the coding sequence CAAGAACCCCGTATTCCAGTGGAGTTGCCAGAGTATTTCCCGGCCCCAAGCTTCACAGCTACTACGGCTGAAGGACGGCCTTTCAGCTCAGAAGAGCTGCGAGGGAGCATCTACGTCGTCTCGTTCTTCTTCACTTCGTGTACGGGTCCCTGCCCAATCATGAACTCTCGCTTGAGCGTCTTGCACTCGATCTTTGCTGAAGAACCCTCGGTACGGTTCGTCTCCGTTACCGTCGATCCCCAGCGCGATACGCCGCAGGTGCTCAAGTACTACGCTGAGCGCTACGGTGCCAAACCTGGACGGTGGGACTTCCTCTGGATGAGACCCGACAGCACAGAGTGGCTCGCTACAAAGGGATTCCGTGTACCAGCTAGTGTCGGCAATCCCGACCTCCACAGTACCCGTCTGATTCTCGTGGACCATCATGGGATGGTGCGCGGCTTCTTCTCGGGAGTGGATGGGTCGGGACATAAGCAATTGGAGGCAGCTATCCGACAGCTACTTGCGCAGATGAAAGAGCAGGGGACCTGA
- a CDS encoding cytochrome c family protein has product MFTPSVDRRIKHIILGTAGTVLTAAVVTYFGMHNRVTDVGYRPQQPVPFSHKLHVGELGIKCIYCHAGVERSAVSPIPTASSCMGCHTVVRAESPKLALVREAYETGKPIEWRRVHKLPDYVHFNHARHIRAGIDCASCHGPVERMGVVSQVAPLSMGWCLDCHRNPEKHIIPARPISGIFTGLPEQKQPVRKVKLAESRPVTNPPYGMWQTPVPAQVIPGVPTPKLPGRGPENCSACHY; this is encoded by the coding sequence ATGTTTACGCCAAGCGTTGACCGCCGAATCAAGCACATCATCCTCGGTACCGCCGGTACTGTGCTAACGGCAGCAGTTGTGACGTACTTCGGCATGCACAACCGCGTAACCGACGTTGGCTACCGGCCGCAACAGCCCGTGCCATTCTCGCACAAGCTGCACGTTGGCGAATTGGGAATCAAATGCATTTACTGCCATGCTGGAGTAGAGCGTTCGGCGGTCTCGCCCATCCCCACAGCAAGCTCATGCATGGGATGCCATACTGTCGTCAGGGCGGAGAGTCCGAAGCTAGCTCTCGTGCGAGAAGCTTACGAGACAGGGAAGCCAATCGAGTGGCGCCGTGTCCATAAGCTGCCAGACTACGTCCACTTCAACCATGCCCGGCACATTCGGGCAGGAATCGATTGCGCCTCCTGCCACGGACCTGTTGAACGCATGGGGGTCGTTTCGCAAGTGGCACCGCTCAGCATGGGATGGTGCCTGGATTGCCATCGCAATCCCGAGAAGCACATCATCCCGGCACGTCCCATCTCCGGTATCTTCACAGGACTCCCCGAACAAAAGCAGCCTGTGAGGAAGGTAAAGCTTGCTGAGAGCCGGCCGGTCACTAACCCGCCGTACGGGATGTGGCAGACGCCAGTACCAGCGCAGGTCATTCCTGGAGTGCCCACACCCAAACTACCGGGACGTGGCCCTGAGAATTGTTCAGCTTGCCATTACTGA